A part of Candidatus Bathyanammoxibius amoris genomic DNA contains:
- the rpsM gene encoding 30S ribosomal protein S13 → MPRIAGVDIPADKPIVISLTYIFGIGRTLSGKVLKELNMDESVRAKDLHEDQLSTLGAYIEKNHVVEGALRRQTNQNISLLRSIGSYRGLRHRMGLPVRGQRTSTNARTRKGRKRTVAGKKGVEKG, encoded by the coding sequence ATGCCTAGGATTGCGGGAGTAGACATACCGGCTGACAAGCCGATAGTTATTTCACTCACCTACATATTCGGTATAGGCAGAACCCTGTCAGGTAAAGTTCTGAAGGAACTGAACATGGACGAAAGCGTTCGGGCAAAAGACCTGCATGAAGACCAGTTAAGCACCCTGGGGGCCTATATAGAAAAGAACCACGTTGTTGAAGGTGCTCTCAGGCGTCAGACCAACCAGAATATAAGCCTGTTGAGGAGTATTGGCAGTTATCGTGGTTTGCGACACAGGATGGGATTGCCCGTAAGGGGACAGAGGACAAGCACAAACGCCCGCACCAGAAAGGGTAGGAAAAGGACCGTAGCAGGCAAGAAGGGCGTGGAAAAAGGTTAA